One Loxodonta africana isolate mLoxAfr1 chromosome 15, mLoxAfr1.hap2, whole genome shotgun sequence genomic window carries:
- the LOC135227720 gene encoding putative olfactory receptor 8G2, producing MAAGNHSTVTEFLLTGLTEKQELQLPLFLFFLGVYVVTALANLGMITLIGLSSHLHTPMYYFLSSLSFTDLCCSTVITPKMLVNFVTEKNSISYLECMTQLYLFAFFIISEGSMLAVMAYDRYVAICSLLFYNVTMSYQVCSWLVVEVYMMGLIGATAHTFCMLKVVFCKAKITNHYFCDLFPLLELSCSSTYINEGVILCFSTFNILASILTILASYVSIIANILLIRSTVGRSKAFSTCSSHITAVTIFYGSAAFMYLQPSSVCSLNQGKVLYHYFYFVFYFMFYYYILYHYCANAKFADLQPEE from the coding sequence ATGGCAGCAGGAAACCACTCCACAGTGACTGAGTTCCTCCTCACTGGGCTAACAGAAAAGCAAGAGCTCCAGTtgcctctctttcttttcttcctaggagTCTATGTGGTCACAGCACTGGCGAATCTGGGCATGATCACACTGATTGGGCTCAGTTCTCacctgcacacccccatgtactatttcctcagcagTTTGTCCTTCACTGATCTCTGCTGTTCCACTGTCATTACCcccaaaatgctggtgaacttCGTGACAGAAAAGAACAGCATCTCCTACCTTGAATGCATGACTCAGCTCTACctatttgcattttttattatATCAGAAGGCTCTATGCTAGCTGTGATGGCATATGATCGCTATGTTGCCATCTGTAGTCTATTGTTTTACAATGTCACTATGTCTTATCAGGTCTGCTCCTGGCTGGTAGTTGAGGTATATATGATGGGTTTGATTGGTGCCACAGCTCATACATTTTGCATGCTTAAAGTGGTTTTCTGCAAGGCTAAAATAACCAACCATTACTTCTGTGATCTTTTTCCACTACTGGAGCTGTCCTGCTCCAGCACTTATATCAATGAAGGGGTAATTTTGTGCTTCAGTACATTTAATATTCTTGCATCAATCTTGACCATCCTTGCCTCCTATGTCTCCATCATTGCCAACATTCTGCTCATCCGCTCCACTGTGGGCAGGTCCAAAGCCTTCAGCACATGCAGCTCCCACATCACAGCTGTTACAATCTTCTATGGTTCTGCAGCATTCATGTACCTGCAGCCATCAAGTGTTTGCTCCCTGAACCAAGGCAAAGTTTTataccattatttttattttgtattttattttatgttttattattatattttataccATTATTGTGCCAATGCTAAATTCGctgatctacagcctgaggaataa